GAATCTGTACAATCatttttcagaatcatattctGATGCAGAATTTAACCAAATCGGACCGATTTTTGCAGCTTCCCCCACTTCTCATTTCTTTCAATTGTCTCATTCACAACCCACTTCTGAACTGAGCTTCCTCTAAACCGACAGCTCTACCATTGTAAAAACACTAACTGCAAGAGAAAGTTGTGTAAGGCTAATCTGATTAAATACTGGCTTTAGACAGCAAAATGTCAACCATCATTGGATATTCTGAATTTAAGTATTACTGCATATAAAGTAAAGGTCAAATCTACTAgacttttttttgtcttaaatcTTACATAATAACTTTGTTTAGTAAATGCACAAGGTGGAAAGTTACACAAACACAACTTCCTTCAAAAGTATTTAAGTGGTAAAAGGGCTACAGGAACAGAATATAAGGAAATGGAAACCCCTTCACCAGTAACACAACTTGAACAGCTGGCACTCCAATCCTTAGTGGAGGGGAATGGCAGAGTTAGCAGAGTGAACTGTAATTTAAAGACCATTGCCAAGAGCTGGTTCTATTAATGAAGATATTAGCACCTGGGTCAAAAGAAGGAGAAGACATGGATAGACTGGCTACTTACCAAGGCATGCTGCTGCTCCCACCATGGCATAGAGCCCTGGAGTGATGCAATCTGCCCCTGGGCTGCACCAGCCTTTGAAGATGACCCAGTCGTGGTGGTAATAGGCCAGCTGTTCCATTCCAATTCCCAGCAGCCTACCCGCTATTGCACCCACAGCCAGACTCGGGATGAAAAGTCCTGATGGGACCTAAATGCACAAAAGAGACACATATTTAAACCAGATCTATATGACAACTGCAAACCCACCCTTtctatgtaaatatatacaggggttacacAGGGGTTGAGTAAGTATATATGTCCCCCCTGTAGGTCATTACAAAGACAAAACAGATGTGGCCCTGCTACTACATGCAACTGCAAGATGTTACAAACAAAAACTGCAGGCTGTACTGGCGCCAAGGGACcacaaacaaaattacatttgttgTGTGAAACACCCTAATTACAAaggtaaagaaatacaaacattGATACAATACTCATGGTTTAAATATAAATGGGTGATGAGATAGTATTAGGTCatgattttaaatcaaattgCTCTGTTACAAATATAGTAGTTCTGCTTGCATTCCAGATATTGCTTGTATATCAACTCACTACAAATGAGAGGACACCATTCCACCCATCTATGTTTGTCAAGTTCCTTAAAGTATCCAAGTGATTCTGCATCTaaaacatgactaggtagcccattcaaTACCCTCACCCTCTGTCTGAAGAAGTGTTAATTTTCCTCTATCTATCAGTCTATCGCAGCTTCATTTGCAACCGTGTCCTcgggtcctggtttctgtactgtcaTTCCAGTCCTGGTTAGCGTTAACTTTGTCAAGTGCTCACCTTCATGCCAAAGGTGATGATTGTGATAAAGACCTTGAAGACGAGCGCAAGTGCGAGCTGCCACATGGCGGTGTAGACGTTGGGGCCGGCAGCGCGGTCGTCAGTGGTCTCGGTGGTGTTGTCATTGATGTAGTCGCAGAGCTTGGAAGAGTCCAGCAGGCCACAGTCATTGAAGAGCTCTGATATGAGCTCACTGGTGCTGATGCGCGTGTAGTCGTTGGGGAAGGCGACGATGGCTGTGATGGCTGTCACCACCAGCACCTCCAGCACGGGGTAGCGGCCCAGCTTGGTGGTCTTGCGGCGGTGACACCAGGCTATGTTGGTGCGGATGAAGAAAGCCCCCCACAGCCCCCCAAAGATACCCAGCATGATGAAGGGGATGAGCTCCAGTAGGTGCCAGGGGGCGTGGAACTCGACATAGAACAGAACCAGCCGGCTGTTCCCAAACGGGTTGATGGAGCGCAGGGTGAAAGCTGCCACCAGGGCGGCGAAGAAGGACCTCCACAGGGTCTTCAGGGGGAAATAGTAGCTGACCTGGAAACAGGGAAAAGAAATCAGCTGCACATAATGGGCtgaattttaatgatctaaacagttgcAAATCTAAAAATACAGCCCCCTTTGAACTCTATGAACTCTGCTGGTGTGTCATTCCCCCGCCCGTGACATTTTCTTTCCCATTCTTTAACCCAGTGTAATGCCACATTAAGTTGAGAACATTACAAGCACCCTACCTCCTCCAGGCTGAACAGGACTCCTCCGATAGGGGCACCGAAAGCCACTGAGACTCCAGCCGCTGCTGCTGCAGACAATACCTGAAACAAAGCAATTGAAGACATTTTACACAAGCCAGGTTTTGTAAATAGGCATAATAATTTGAGTCATCCCTTCATTATTGCAGCAAAAAGACCAGCATAAGtgtatctgtataaaagcaggaATCAGCTACCAAACTCCTGATCATTTTGAAGCCTGACCTCTCTTAAacatattcattattattgttgattATAATTTGATTTGTTGCAATGCTTCTCATAGAACAGGAAAATAAAGTACAGAGGCGCTGAAGGTTTGCATTGATTCCACACCTAAATAACTAAAGAAGTCAGTCCAAGCCTCCCAGAGTGCCCCACTGCCCTCACCTCTCTCCTCTTGGCCTCATTCTTACTATACTTGGTGAAGAGGTGGCAGAGGATGTTGCCACAGCAACAGGCCACGTGCACCAGCGGTCCCTCCTTGCCCAGACTGAGCCCAGACGACACAGCCAGAACCAGGGTGATGGTCTTGATCACCAGTGTCCACTTCCCAAGATAGCCCCGGATGATAAAGCCACTCAGAATGGTCTTAATCTGAAGAGCAAGGTGAGCAACAAGGCTCTGTAACAAACATTCTGCTGACTCTCAAACCGTTTGCATGTTCGATACGATCATGCACACATGGCTTGAAATTCGAACTGTACAACACAATACTATATATTATCTAATGCTGGAATGACCACCAAATACTTTTCTGTACAGTAGAGTAGCacttatttatttcagacatcacgtaatacagtacatataaatcTGACTACTCAGATGGAAGGTTTTCAGTACACTAATGTCAATAAATTATGTTTGATCATTTATATGTAGCAATACTAGATATAAAACAGGTCATCAATACACATCATTGTAACATCAGCAGGTCGTTCCCCCCACCCCACTCCTGCACTCAGAAAGCCCCCAGTGGAAATATAGGGCCTACTTGACAGTTTTACAAGTAATACATCGAGAGTAAATATTTCTGGACATTCCAGCCCTGTATCCCTGTACCCTAATAAATTAAAATTCATAGACATGTGCCTTTTCTCAACATACAAGCCATAATCAGCGATGACAGCTGCCTAGCAATGAGACAACGTTTATTTGAGCTTTTCCTACTGAAGCTAGCTGtggttaaaaatgtgtaatttttacAGCAAAAAACCTAACTAAAATCTGGTCTTACTTGTTTCCTATTGGTAGCCTAGGGCTCTGGTGGGGTTCTATTAcatgcacaggaagtgaactaTAGGGTTCTGGCACAAATTGGCTTCACCAGAATCATAGTCCAGAAAATGTAAGCAATATGACAGCAGGCTTGTGAGCATGACGTATTGCTTTGGTTATTCTACCTTTGCAGTAACAGCGTGCAGGTATCAGGGCTTACCTCTGGGATTCCAGACCCACAAGCATAAGGAGCGAAAGACCTGACGAGGGACACAGCCAGGAATGAGAACAGCAGGGCCCAGATGACGTACATCAAGTAGTTGACTATGTAGGCAAATGCTCCCTGTAAGACAGAAAGAACAGATTTAAGCTCTGTTACGCtcaaaaagaaagacagagatTTTGTCACAAAAGACAAAGCAGCCAAGAGCACAATCAAAGGTAAATGTCGTGTAAATTTGACTGgtttgtacatttatttgcaATAATGTGGAATGTTTTAAGTCCTGTCTAATAAACATTCCCAAtaaaattgataaataaataaatgttgctttCAAAAAGTCATTGcttgaaaacattttacatattttcatttaccTGGCTCTTTAGTGGAAACAAATGCTATATTAGAAAAGAAAGAGCAGAGCCTGACCAAATGAAAGCTGTCCAAAATTACTTTGTgtacatgtaaatgtaaacaacaatatgctatattaaaaaaattaaatgtacaaaTGGCTGAACTTTGGAAGAATGTACTAAataggtaaaataataa
This window of the Polyodon spathula isolate WHYD16114869_AA chromosome 7, ASM1765450v1, whole genome shotgun sequence genome carries:
- the LOC121318693 gene encoding H(+)/Cl(-) exchange transporter 5-like isoform X2, with product MMDFLEEPIPGVGTYEDFNTIDWVREKSKDRDRHREIANKSKESTWALVQSVSDAFSGWLLMLLIGLMAGSLAGLIDISAHWMTDLKEGVCLSGFWFNHEHCCWTSNETTFIERDKCPQWRSWAELIVGQPDGAFAYIVNYLMYVIWALLFSFLAVSLVRSFAPYACGSGIPEIKTILSGFIIRGYLGKWTLVIKTITLVLAVSSGLSLGKEGPLVHVACCCGNILCHLFTKYSKNEAKRREVLSAAAAAGVSVAFGAPIGGVLFSLEEVSYYFPLKTLWRSFFAALVAAFTLRSINPFGNSRLVLFYVEFHAPWHLLELIPFIMLGIFGGLWGAFFIRTNIAWCHRRKTTKLGRYPVLEVLVVTAITAIVAFPNDYTRISTSELISELFNDCGLLDSSKLCDYINDNTTETTDDRAAGPNVYTAMWQLALALVFKVFITIITFGMKVPSGLFIPSLAVGAIAGRLLGIGMEQLAYYHHDWVIFKGWCSPGADCITPGLYAMVGAAACLGGVTRMTVSLVVIMFELTGGLEYIVPLMAAAMTSKWVADAIGREGIYDAHIRLNGYPFLEAKEEFTHKTLAMDVMRPRRNDPPLTVLTQDGLKVEDVETLINETTCSGFPVVVSRESQRLVGFVLKRDLIISIENARKRQDGVVSSSDIYFTEHIPPQPPSSPATLKLRKVMDLSPFTVTDHTAMEIVVDIFRKLGLRQCLVTHNGRLLGIITKKDILKHMAQVVNQDPDSILFN